The Drosophila subobscura isolate 14011-0131.10 chromosome A, UCBerk_Dsub_1.0, whole genome shotgun sequence genome includes the window GCAATACTTTCAAATGGATCACAGAAATAGTTATTAGTTGGGCAACAGTCTCGAAATTATTTGGCAAACAAGAACTGCCAAAAAATAGACCATATTCTAGCGATTTTCTTATATTTGTTGCATTAAAATTCTTGAATTAAAAGTCTGCATGCAAAGTCTTTTAGAACATTTTTAATCTATGGAATGTTTGTGACTGTGTAcgagaatatacatacatacatacatatgtatgttaccTATCGCATTAtgcattaaattttcatttaatagaAATGGTTCAGAGCATTCCAGGTCTCGGGCCAGGCAAACACATCTTGTAAAGAACAAACAACTCGCTGTGGTCCAAATTTAGATTCTATACGTTTGATAGTCGATTTAAAAATAAGTCTTaactaaattaaatgaaatgaaaatgaaagcaacaaaaaaaatgagaagaaaaGAAGGGGAGAGGAGAAATAACACAGAAATATCCAAGAGGAAAAATACACATAAGAGAAACCCCCACAGTAAACGGCAGAAAATACAAAACCGTTTAGGAACGAAATCAAACTCAGAAATTGTATATGGTACGACCAATGGTCTGTCcattatatgtataatattaCACGTTTATTTTCAGAATCATTTCTTTTAGGCTTCGatttgtttacaatttaaaaCGGCCATTCAAATGTATTTATCCAGTAGAGAAACAGGAAAATAGACTTCTCCAGTTAGGTTTTTTCCGCATTAATATGGCAAATGGAAGACTGTCAATTATTGTTGaagaatacaaattaaataaacagtTATTCCCATCAGCTTTCAAGCAGAAATCTAACCTGACCTTACTTCACCTTACAGACAAGTGTTTTACGAGGCAAGGGTACAAAATTGGCTGGGACCATctgttttacaattttatttattgctatAGGAAAGACTAAGTGTAACTTTTCCCagttataaaaattaaatttctttcgtatttattttaaatccTTAGCAATAAGAGTGAAACGAGGGGGAACGTAGTGAGCTGTTTGTTATTCCAACCCATCCATACGTACCCACTTTCTCCGACAGAGGGCGTATGTGAGAGAGCCGAAACTCGGAAAAGGTTGTTCGAAATATGTTGGagagattttcatttttcataatAGTTAAAGAAAACGTGACCATATAAATACCAACAACTAACTAAGACGTgaacttttgcttatttaaatcaatttttcaaaTGAAGTGAAGAAAGGTATCTATATGGATGTTGGGTAATTGGGTAACTTAGTTGGCTTTTAATAAATCTATACAAAACTGTAAGGATCTCTGTTCTTTTTGACTTTTCATGTAATTTTTGGCATGGTTGACTTTTTGGGGATTTAAATCTACATTTGCGCCCCTAagcacatatgtatttatgtgtttgtaaataaaatatatgatTTTCacttcaaaatatttaagtttcTGGTGGTTTGGCGCCAACTGCTAGAAGTGATGCGATCAACCCTAACCGGTATATCGATATGGGCAAATCGATAGAACCCATGCGGTTTCCCGTGCAACTGTGATGGTTGTGATAGTTGAAGAATATAGGGTATCGAAACTCCCATACGCATGTTTTTCAAATGTGCCCTGCgaattttctctcttctccgtaggaatttttctctctctctctcttcagggatatttctctctctcagcaaGGGAATTTTCATCGCAGCAATGTCTTTATTCCATCCCCACTTACATACGTTAAATTCCATCACCAATTCCGCACTTTACCGTTGGCAACATAATTTGTATGGGCCTTGAGCaaccttattttgcaatcaatccaataaagataagTCATGAAAATCGCATGcaaatcttgtggagaattgaatgatgattcgagtaaaattacagttttaaagctgagagtcccatctagctggtaatattaaacagaagatcaaagtcgaggaaaatgatttaagatttacggtatatttgcagtattttttgaaaatggatgggtatattttcgagggtctgtcggtatatcttatcgataattcTGCAGTCTCACTGCTAGTCACCCCATCACCAACACACTGcaaatttttttaaacaaaaaacttagcaaaaacaataacaattagcGCGCAGAAAGAAGAAAGACAATTGCAAATAGCTCCAGCGGTTGCCATACACTTTGAAACTGAGTACCGAGTAGCTGTGCGTGAGTGGAGTGGCTGCTAATGTGGATTTTGCAATCCTGACTGCGCTAGGCTTATCATTGCCCACCGCCTATTCGATTTGTCAATCGGGGAATTTGTTTAACCGCAGCAGAGCCTGACACAGCGCAgcgcatttgtgtgtgtgttgtgtgtgtgcgtgtcgcCGTGATGGCAAGCATCAGCATGGAGCCGGAAAACAAGCCGCCGATACTGCACATCCTGGTGGTGGGCTTCCACCATAAGCTGGGATGCCAGGTGGAGTTCTCCCATCCGCCACTGATAGCCGGCTCCAGTGGTCGCAACGAGTGCCCATCCGGCTGGAAGTACTTACCCACACTGGCCCTGCCCGACGGCTCGCACAATTTCCTCGAGGACACGGTCTTCTTTAATCTTCCCAGCCTGTTTGAGCCGGCGGCCAGCATTTATGGCGTCTCCTGCTACCGCCAGATACCCGTGGAGAAGCTGAAAATCCGCACAGCCGATGTCACACGAAGCACAGTGCAGAAATCGGTCTGCATATTGGCCCGCCAGCCCATCTATGGCTATATCGAGGTCAAGCTGGCCCTGATAGCCGACGCGTTCTTCGACCAGGGCGACTTTAGCTGCACGGATCTGCTGGTGAAGGCGTATCAGCAGCTgaatgcctgcctgctggaCGATGAGTCACATCGCCCGCTGCGCCACTTCCATGTGGGACTGTCGCTGCGCGAAATTGTCCTACACTGGCGCCACAAGACACTGATCCtcttcaagctgctgctgctgcagcgtcgcGTTGTCTGCTTTGGGTCTCCGGTGCGCGGCATGTGTGTGCTCATCCTGGGCATGGCCTCGCTGGTGCCGCGTCTGCTGGAGAAGGGCTTCCAGGAGGTGGCTTGTGTGCGCACCTCGCGACCGCTCTCGCCCATGCCAGACTTTACCGACTCGCTGCAACGCGAGGCGCAGgctctggctgccgctgccgtcgccgttgccgttgccgctgagGCTGAGGGCACCACACAGGAGGAGCCCAAACTGACGCCTGAAAGCGCCACGGCGGCCGAGGGCGAGGCGGAGGATCTGGCTCTGGTCTCTTCGGCTGCCTCGGCGGGTTCCCAATGCAGCGGCGACACCTCGCCCCACTCCACACCGAATTCCCAGTCGCAGGACTCGAATTTTGCATCCTCCTCATCGCCACGGGACTCGAACGGACGCAACAGCTCGCTGACTCGCGAGGCCAGCGTGGATACACTAGCCTGTAAGTGCCCGAAAGCATCCTTTGGCTTCGCATGTACAATGTGTCTCCCTCTGTATCCTCTTTGCAGCCAACTTGGCCGCTTTGTGCGCCGTCAATCCGGATGAGTATCGTGCACCTGTAAGCATCTTTGCCAGCGGCAATCTCTGTCTGCCGTACTTGTCGCTGCCCTACATGGATCTGCTTAGTGATCCCATGGTCCTCTCCTATGTCATTGGCACCTCGAACGTTCTGTTccagcagaagcggcagctggCCGACGTTCTGGTCGACATTGAGGCGGCCAATCTGGATGCACACGATCCGGAGTTGCGTCGCCAATTGGTGCTGAGCACCGAGGACTTGCGCTACATGGACTACATAATGAAGCATGTGCAAACGCCCAAGGAGGATGCGGAGGGCAGCGAGTATTGGATTAGGGAACAGTTCCAGGGCTACATTCTGGCCCTACTGCGCACCGCAGTGGCTCCAGGTGAGTGGAGGCCTCAGGTCCTGTTCCAGGACCCTCTAGTGAAtgcttccctctccctcctgTTAGATTCCACGCCCAAGGACAACGATCATTTCAATGCACACTTTATTGGCGCCTTTAAGCGCACCCAATGCTACCAGGAATGGTTCGATGTCCGACCTGAACCCGAATTTTTTGAAGCCCTGCCCGCTGGCCATCCCTTTGCTGGCACCCTGTCCGTGACGGACATGAAACTGAAGCTGGCACAGTAAGTAGCAGAGTCCGCTTGATCTTAGTTCCATAATGAATCTCGCTCCCCATCCCCGTAGGACCATGCAGAACAGCGAGAGTGGACGCAAGATCAATCAGGCCGTAAACACCACAAGTCGAGCGGTTGGCGGTGCCATTTCGCAGGCCAAGGGCGCCTTCTCCAGCTGGTGGTCAGCgataacaacaacaccagcgAATCCAGGCAATGGAGGAGCAGGCTCTGAGGACGGAGACGACGGCGaagttggagcagcagcaggagcagcgtcagcgtcagtggttgtggctgccgcCCAAGAGATCTCAGTTACATTCCAGAATCACAAAGATGCCGAGGATTTGGATATGGCTGGCGTGAGCATACACCTGGCTGGccaggacagcagcaacaacagcaacaccacgGACCTGGAGGAGGCGCACGAGTCACGGAATGTctccatggagcagcagcagggcattGTGGAGATTGGTCGCGAGGCAGAGCTGCTCGACAAACCCGAAGAGAGTCCACACGCGAGCATagcgcagcagccgctgcggcCAGGCTGTGGCGCCGATGTGGCAGCCTCAGCCGCAACCTCCGCCCTAGAGCGCAACAATGGGGATGTGTTCATTGTGTAAGGGCGCAGGCAGAGCTACGGCAGAGGATAAGCTGCATTgtataaacaacaacaaaaacacctAACTAAGCCCATAAtgataattattaattaatttattgcgAAACGAATTTTGTGTCTCACTCTCAATGTGTCTCGAttgttttttcctttgttttgttctttctcGATCACCTAAAATTGgccaaataataatatttatttaatatttatgtgtaatACCCTTGCCCACCCGCCActcacacaccaacacacacacaatgtatgtatgtatatgtactatattctatttaaagctaaagctaagCCGTTCCAAGTGCAATTTGTAATCCAAAAATAGAGAAACTTTCATCCGCGTGGCAATAAGCAactcaaagaaaaatcaaatgtatttatgaTGAAGGATGGGAACTCCGCATGTCCAGTGCGTTCGAGTGCCAGCCTTCAgtccaacaacaaatgttatccaacaaataaaactgcaatcccataaaatgtgaaattaaaatcacttaaatttcaatttcaatttgcacaaTCGAAGCAGCTGCGGACAAGGCTGCTGTTGTGCTCGAGATCAAGAAGCAGccgccagagcagcagcaggaagatcGCCCAATAAGATTTACCCAATAAAATCCCAGCTAGGCGCGAGCCAGCCCTTTTCTTTAGGTTCTACTTTCCCTAGAATCTAGACGGCTGCATCGATAGACGCATCCACAAAGTCCAAGCAAGAGCCATTTATCTAGgctataaaataatttattaacatacaaaaatgaaatggagaATGCCTCATAGTTTAGTCCTTCTGTATGGCTTGGAGAACAACCCCGAAGGAGGGTAATTCGGTGCTGCCTATCTGCTGCTTGGCTCCAGACAACTTCTTCTCGTTCTCCGCGATGGTCAGCTGCACAGCCTTGAGCTCCTCCTCGGCTTCGGCCAGCGTTTCCTCGTATTTATCGAGGTAGCTGTTGCGCGCTTgatgtgcctgctgctgacgcaACTCGATGCCCGTGATGAGATCCTCGTTTTGCTGCTTCACGCTGCTcagctggaggtgctgctTGGCTTCCTCGGCCTGCAGTTGCTCCAACCGGGTGGCCAGCTCGTATTGCATGtcgatc containing:
- the LOC117903061 gene encoding late secretory pathway protein AVL9 homolog produces the protein MASISMEPENKPPILHILVVGFHHKLGCQVEFSHPPLIAGSSGRNECPSGWKYLPTLALPDGSHNFLEDTVFFNLPSLFEPAASIYGVSCYRQIPVEKLKIRTADVTRSTVQKSVCILARQPIYGYIEVKLALIADAFFDQGDFSCTDLLVKAYQQLNACLLDDESHRPLRHFHVGLSLREIVLHWRHKTLILFKLLLLQRRVVCFGSPVRGMCVLILGMASLVPRLLEKGFQEVACVRTSRPLSPMPDFTDSLQREAQALAAAAVAVAVAAEAEGTTQEEPKLTPESATAAEGEAEDLALVSSAASAGSQCSGDTSPHSTPNSQSQDSNFASSSSPRDSNGRNSSLTREASVDTLASNLAALCAVNPDEYRAPVSIFASGNLCLPYLSLPYMDLLSDPMVLSYVIGTSNVLFQQKRQLADVLVDIEAANLDAHDPELRRQLVLSTEDLRYMDYIMKHVQTPKEDAEGSEYWIREQFQGYILALLRTAVAPDSTPKDNDHFNAHFIGAFKRTQCYQEWFDVRPEPEFFEALPAGHPFAGTLSVTDMKLKLAQTMQNSESGRKINQAVNTTSRAVGGAISQAKGAFSSWWSAITTTPANPGNGGAGSEDGDDGEVGAAAGAASASVVVAAAQEISVTFQNHKDAEDLDMAGVSIHLAGQDSSNNSNTTDLEEAHESRNVSMEQQQGIVEIGREAELLDKPEESPHASIAQQPLRPGCGADVAASAATSALERNNGDVFIV